A genomic segment from Diospyros lotus cultivar Yz01 chromosome 5, ASM1463336v1, whole genome shotgun sequence encodes:
- the LOC127801256 gene encoding histidine-containing phosphotransfer protein 1-like translates to MDGVAQLQRQLADYTASLYNEGFLDEQFTQIQQLQDESNPDFVVEVVSLFFEDSERLLSELTRALDQPTVDFRKLDAHVHQLKGSSSSIGAQRVQKVCIFFRNLCEGQNVEGCLQCLQQVKTEYSLVKNKLETLFKLEQEVLAAGGSVPMQ, encoded by the exons ATGGATGGTGTGGCTCAGTTGCAAAGACAGTTAGCTGACTACACAGCCTCCTTGTACAATGAG GGATTTCTTGATGAGCAGTTCACTCAGATTCAGCAACTGCAAGATGAGAGCAACCCAGATTTTGTTGTTGAGGTGGTGTCCCTCTTCTTTGAAGATTCCGAGAGGCTTCTCAGTGAACTGACCAGAGCGCT GGATCAGCCCACTGTAGATTTCAGAAAGCTGGATGCCCATGTTCACCAGTTGAAGGGCAGCAGCTCCAG TATTGGAGCACAAAGAGTTCAAAAGGTGTGCATTTTCTTCCGCAACTTATGTGAGGGGCAGAATGTTGAAGG GTGCCTGCAATGTCTGCAACAAGTGAAGACTGAATACTCTCTTGTGAAGAACAAGCTAGAAACTCTCTTCAAA CTGGAGCAAGAAGTGTTGGCTGCTGGTGGGTCGGTTCCAATGCAATGA